One Pullulanibacillus sp. KACC 23026 DNA segment encodes these proteins:
- a CDS encoding ribonuclease H family protein, whose amino-acid sequence MDVRLEFTYKTPRGLETLMTSKEMRAEKALLMVEDMERTGRVKSLQIIDGNDSTWTVKELKKYLKGVETEPHDVTVYFDGGYDVQTRKSGLGFAVYFQQNGKHYRLRKNAWVEELESNNEAEYAALHFALKELEGLGVHHLTLKIKGDSQVVISQLSGDWPVTEDTLNRWADRVEAQLDKLGLKPVYEHVTRKSNQEADQLASQALKGIEISGTIELDPTN is encoded by the coding sequence ATGGATGTTCGGCTTGAGTTTACCTATAAGACGCCGCGCGGTTTGGAGACGTTGATGACTTCAAAGGAGATGCGGGCTGAGAAGGCGCTTCTAATGGTTGAGGATATGGAGCGGACCGGGCGCGTCAAATCGTTGCAAATTATAGATGGAAATGATTCAACTTGGACGGTCAAGGAGTTAAAAAAATATCTTAAAGGCGTTGAAACTGAGCCTCATGATGTGACGGTTTATTTTGACGGTGGTTATGACGTGCAAACGAGAAAATCAGGTCTCGGCTTTGCGGTGTACTTCCAACAAAATGGAAAGCATTATCGATTAAGAAAAAATGCTTGGGTTGAGGAGCTTGAATCCAATAATGAGGCCGAATATGCGGCGCTGCATTTTGCTCTTAAGGAATTAGAGGGGTTAGGGGTTCATCATTTAACCCTTAAAATAAAAGGGGATTCTCAAGTGGTGATTAGCCAGTTAAGCGGTGATTGGCCGGTCACAGAGGATACGCTGAACAGATGGGCGGACCGAGTGGAGGCCCAATTGGATAAGCTGGGTCTTAAGCCCGTGTATGAGCATGTGACAAGAAAGAGCAACCAAGAAGCCGATCAACTTGCTTCACAAGCTTTAAAAGGAATAGAGATCTCAGGTACGATCGAACTTGACCCAACTAATTGA
- a CDS encoding MFS transporter — protein MTIHSIEKVGAYLVHIEKPMIRQTSFLFYWMGQILSSTSFQMLSVAIGWQMYSVTHDAFSLGFVGLAQFLPMILLTLVVGHAADRFDRRLIVFICRLVEGLIAILLLVGNIAGWLGREEILIAAAVLGACRAFEGPSSAALLPQLVSKQFLQKAIAWSTSGSQVSQILGPSLGGLLYAISGSFVYSVSAVALFLATLFTVFIRMEPVERKTEPVTLESLFKGLVFVFKHRVILGTISLDLFAVLLGGATALLPIFSQDILHTGPWGLGLMRTAPAIGALLMSFYLATFPIKRAFSAALFSALGVFGLATMLFAISTNLYLSLFALMVIGGSDVISVVIRSSLVQLQTPDEMRGRVNAVNSLFIGTSNQLGEFESGMVAGFLGAVPAAFIGGLGTIVIAGLWMYLFPPLRRIRSLSES, from the coding sequence ATGACAATTCATTCAATCGAAAAGGTGGGAGCCTACTTGGTTCATATAGAAAAACCTATGATTAGACAGACCTCATTTTTATTCTATTGGATGGGGCAAATTCTATCCTCAACGTCCTTTCAAATGCTATCTGTCGCTATTGGTTGGCAAATGTATAGTGTCACGCACGATGCCTTTAGTTTGGGGTTTGTCGGTTTGGCGCAATTCTTGCCAATGATTTTATTGACTCTTGTCGTCGGGCATGCGGCGGACCGGTTTGACAGGCGTCTTATTGTGTTTATTTGCCGATTGGTAGAAGGCCTCATTGCGATACTACTGTTAGTTGGTAATATAGCAGGTTGGTTAGGTCGAGAGGAGATCTTAATCGCAGCGGCCGTTTTGGGTGCTTGCCGGGCATTTGAAGGTCCTTCAAGCGCTGCTTTATTGCCTCAGCTTGTATCAAAGCAATTCCTGCAGAAGGCCATTGCCTGGAGCACCTCTGGCAGCCAAGTTTCCCAGATTCTTGGCCCATCTCTTGGTGGGTTGCTCTATGCGATCAGCGGATCGTTTGTCTATTCGGTATCTGCCGTTGCTCTTTTCTTAGCAACTCTTTTTACTGTTTTTATTCGGATGGAGCCTGTCGAACGGAAGACAGAGCCCGTTACACTTGAGTCCCTCTTTAAAGGTCTTGTATTTGTCTTTAAGCACCGAGTGATTTTGGGAACGATATCGCTGGACTTGTTTGCGGTTCTTCTCGGCGGAGCAACAGCCTTACTCCCTATATTTTCACAAGATATTCTGCATACAGGTCCTTGGGGATTAGGATTAATGAGAACAGCCCCGGCTATTGGCGCTTTGCTTATGTCCTTTTACTTGGCAACTTTTCCGATCAAAAGGGCCTTTAGTGCGGCCTTATTCAGTGCACTTGGTGTCTTTGGGCTTGCTACCATGCTGTTTGCGATCTCGACCAATTTATATCTTTCTCTATTCGCTTTAATGGTTATCGGCGGTTCAGATGTCATTAGTGTTGTCATTCGTTCATCGCTCGTCCAATTGCAAACACCAGATGAGATGCGCGGCCGGGTGAATGCGGTGAACTCTCTTTTCATCGGGACATCGAATCAGTTAGGTGAGTTTGAATCCGGAATGGTGGCTGGATTTTTGGGTGCAGTACCTGCTGCTTTTATAGGCGGGCTCGGGACCATTGTTATCGCCGGGCTGTGGATGTATTTATTCCCGCCGCTTCGCCGGATCCGTTCTTTGTCAGAAAGCTGA
- a CDS encoding diguanylate cyclase, giving the protein MDELAWFDFSLFLLLLGLFVIVFVKVTISSLHKVYFMFHFFMMLWPLSQAMVDLSHNATTQLTYVLFSFVALSLLGGGWLLLTIYLSGRARYIKEKDLIAIFIPALLSAIIVSANPFHLFVKASNNNYVHRTYGPLFWLIILILLCYFTFSIYFIIRGLISRKTTIFAKKQLKLTLWGIIVLTCFSLADLFINVILKKWFPIPIIPGLTSAGIFLSDLFFVVAVVRYKVFDIVLIAHQDIFNTIPYGMLVLDENETIIEMNKALHHYFDFNLEETFDIASFLETVQVEGDKQAFLDAYHLKSGGSAKLHIILDQPSATHFILEASPILYKTNNPIGQTITFQDVTRLRELVSEMDQKNKLLQERNLSLESTRDQLAQVNLQLEEMANTDSLTNCYNRRYMTELLSQELVHYTPKQPFALILFDIDYFKRINDQYGHLMGDEVLCRTVQTVKHIIRPNDVLSRYGGEEFLLYLPQTDLEEAKVLAETIRLAVHQNIMFFQPNLEMISVSISIGLLHVDEAYMTSSVYDGELVSLFETVDQALYLAKHNGRNRVEYSVRNHLYDNSILN; this is encoded by the coding sequence GTGGATGAACTAGCATGGTTTGACTTTTCATTATTTCTTCTTCTTTTAGGCCTTTTTGTTATCGTTTTTGTAAAGGTAACCATTTCGAGCTTACATAAAGTCTATTTTATGTTCCACTTCTTTATGATGCTTTGGCCATTAAGTCAGGCCATGGTGGACTTGAGTCATAACGCAACTACCCAATTGACCTATGTTCTTTTTTCTTTCGTAGCTCTCTCCTTGTTAGGCGGAGGCTGGCTACTCCTGACGATCTACCTCTCCGGACGAGCCCGCTATATAAAAGAAAAAGACCTTATCGCTATTTTCATTCCTGCTCTCCTATCAGCCATCATTGTTTCGGCGAATCCTTTCCATTTATTTGTGAAAGCTTCTAACAATAATTATGTTCATCGTACTTATGGCCCTTTGTTTTGGTTGATCATACTGATTCTCTTATGCTACTTTACTTTTTCTATCTATTTTATTATCAGAGGCTTAATCTCTAGGAAAACTACCATTTTTGCAAAAAAACAACTTAAGCTTACTCTCTGGGGAATCATCGTCCTAACTTGCTTTTCCTTAGCTGACTTGTTTATCAATGTAATTTTAAAAAAGTGGTTTCCTATTCCCATTATTCCAGGCTTAACTTCTGCCGGTATTTTTCTATCCGACCTGTTTTTTGTAGTGGCAGTTGTTCGTTATAAAGTTTTTGATATCGTCCTCATTGCCCATCAGGATATCTTTAATACCATCCCGTATGGCATGCTGGTATTGGATGAAAACGAAACAATTATCGAGATGAACAAAGCCTTACACCATTATTTTGATTTTAATTTGGAAGAAACGTTCGATATAGCTTCCTTTTTAGAAACCGTTCAAGTAGAAGGCGATAAACAAGCCTTTCTAGATGCCTACCATTTAAAAAGTGGTGGATCAGCCAAACTCCATATTATCCTGGATCAGCCATCGGCAACCCATTTTATATTGGAAGCATCTCCCATCCTTTATAAAACGAATAATCCGATTGGTCAAACCATCACCTTCCAAGATGTGACGAGACTTCGCGAGCTTGTTTCAGAAATGGATCAAAAAAATAAACTGCTTCAAGAACGCAACTTATCTCTTGAAAGCACACGTGACCAATTAGCACAAGTTAATCTTCAACTGGAAGAAATGGCGAATACCGACAGCCTTACCAATTGCTATAACCGTCGCTACATGACTGAACTTTTGTCTCAAGAATTGGTCCATTATACTCCCAAGCAGCCATTTGCTCTCATTCTGTTTGACATTGATTACTTCAAAAGAATAAATGATCAATATGGTCATTTAATGGGAGATGAGGTGCTGTGCAGAACCGTTCAAACGGTCAAACACATCATCCGCCCCAACGATGTGCTGTCACGTTACGGCGGTGAAGAATTCCTGCTCTACCTTCCGCAGACAGACCTCGAAGAAGCCAAGGTTCTGGCTGAGACGATAAGATTAGCCGTTCATCAAAATATCATGTTCTTTCAGCCAAATCTTGAAATGATTTCTGTCTCAATTAGTATAGGCTTATTACATGTGGATGAAGCCTACATGACTAGCAGCGTTTATGATGGAGAGTTGGTCAGTTTATTTGAAACAGTTGACCAAGCCCTCTACCTTGCCAAGCACAATGGAAGAAATCGAGTCGAGTATTCGGTCAGAAATCACCTTTATGATAACTCTATCTTGAACTAA
- a CDS encoding AMP-binding protein has protein sequence MEQTFTYDVSMFKETFEKEYTYINGFMRNVHRFRNRPAVTCPLRDKTWTYETLNQEVNQLAHALIEDNIKPNEVVVYQLPNSVEFIFSYLAPQKVGAINCPINFRLSPGETAIILDDSKPAVYLYDAEFKDIAIQALEMASHKPRRVVMVDMTNSVEVPEGHISYKDYTVHHSTEEPELNVSTHIYAEVTRLYTSGTTGKPKGVPLNNINEVLSAHDVIMHFPLSPIDKTMNMTPWFHRGGIHSGGPNPTLYVGGEVVILRNFNPRTALESVEEYGITFLVGVPAILKLLYAAQVKKPANLTNLKGIVTMGAPFEKADCIKFQETLTPNIFNGYGTSEAFWNTFLRPFDLPEMSGTAGRSCTDDDVAVVKVFPDRRAEPHEVVAKDGQEVGEVIVKAPAKTAYAYVNNEAESKRVFYKGWIYIGDMGTWDENEFITIVGRKGDMIVSSGENIHPVQIEEILNQHPKVEEAVVVGVPDELRGESVVAYIIKKDESLTAHELHTYCLEHTSLADYKIPRFYRFIDELPYTATGKKKHFLMREQVIQDKEKGLLERGRGTKKA, from the coding sequence ATGGAACAAACTTTTACTTATGATGTCTCGATGTTCAAAGAAACTTTTGAAAAAGAGTACACTTACATCAATGGATTCATGCGAAACGTTCATCGTTTCCGGAACCGCCCAGCTGTTACTTGCCCGCTTCGTGACAAGACATGGACCTATGAAACCTTGAACCAAGAGGTTAATCAATTGGCACATGCACTCATTGAGGACAATATTAAGCCTAATGAGGTTGTCGTCTATCAATTGCCCAATTCAGTCGAATTTATCTTTAGTTATCTCGCACCACAGAAAGTAGGCGCCATTAATTGCCCGATTAATTTCCGCTTATCACCTGGGGAAACGGCTATTATATTAGATGACAGCAAGCCGGCTGTTTATCTTTATGATGCCGAATTCAAAGATATCGCTATTCAAGCTCTAGAGATGGCTTCTCATAAGCCGCGACGAGTGGTAATGGTTGACATGACAAATAGCGTAGAGGTTCCTGAAGGGCATATTAGTTATAAAGATTATACAGTCCATCATTCCACTGAAGAGCCAGAGCTAAACGTCTCGACGCATATTTATGCGGAAGTGACACGGCTTTATACATCTGGGACAACGGGCAAACCTAAAGGGGTCCCTCTTAACAATATAAATGAAGTTCTGTCCGCTCATGACGTGATCATGCATTTCCCGCTTAGTCCAATAGATAAAACGATGAACATGACACCATGGTTCCATCGCGGCGGGATCCATTCTGGAGGACCTAATCCTACCCTTTATGTCGGGGGAGAAGTGGTCATCCTTAGAAACTTTAATCCAAGAACGGCACTGGAATCGGTAGAAGAGTATGGAATTACGTTCTTAGTCGGAGTTCCCGCCATCCTCAAACTTCTCTATGCGGCACAGGTTAAGAAGCCAGCGAACTTAACTAACTTAAAAGGAATCGTCACAATGGGAGCGCCTTTTGAGAAGGCCGATTGCATTAAGTTCCAAGAAACGTTGACCCCTAATATCTTTAATGGCTACGGGACATCTGAAGCGTTCTGGAATACGTTCCTTCGTCCGTTTGATCTTCCTGAAATGTCCGGTACCGCCGGTCGTTCTTGTACGGATGACGATGTAGCGGTTGTAAAAGTATTCCCTGACCGCCGTGCGGAACCTCATGAAGTTGTCGCTAAGGATGGACAAGAGGTGGGCGAGGTCATTGTCAAAGCCCCTGCCAAAACCGCCTACGCCTATGTCAATAATGAAGCGGAATCGAAGCGTGTCTTTTATAAGGGTTGGATCTATATTGGTGATATGGGAACTTGGGATGAGAACGAGTTTATCACCATTGTCGGGAGAAAAGGCGATATGATTGTGTCTTCCGGTGAGAACATCCACCCGGTTCAAATAGAAGAGATTCTGAACCAACATCCAAAAGTAGAAGAAGCGGTTGTGGTCGGTGTTCCAGATGAACTGAGAGGCGAATCCGTTGTTGCTTATATTATTAAAAAGGATGAGTCTCTGACAGCACATGAATTGCACACCTACTGTCTGGAGCACACCTCATTAGCTGATTATAAAATTCCAAGATTCTATCGATTTATCGATGAACTTCCTTATACAGCGACCGGAAAGAAGAAGCATTTTCTTATGAGAGAGCAAGTGATTCAAGATAAAGAGAAAGGTCTTCTAGAAAGAGGACGCGGTACGAAAAAAGCTTAA
- the fabF gene encoding beta-ketoacyl-ACP synthase II yields the protein MPKERIVITGMGAVTPLGIGVSTYWEQLIRGKSGIGPIKRYEAEDWPIHLAGEVPNFDPTAFLPKKLIRTTDIFMQYALIAAAEALKDRLKDINLERVGVVLGTALGGIQSMSSSQEQLSSQGNFRLSPHTVPKMLGNIGASQVAITHGLKGPSLTVGTACSAGADAVGIASMLLNSGQADLVIAVGAESILTGLMVGGLSSAKALSLETDPEMASRPFDKERNGFVIGEGAGAVLLETLSSAEKRGVPIEAELLGYANRNDAHHVTAPEPNGEGEMACIRQALNSAGLALDQIDYINAHGTSTKLGDQVETAALKAVFGEAQAKKLAVSSTKGATGHLMGAGGVTELITCIKAIQDQVVPPTLNYRNPDPDCDLDYVPNEARSVKVNIAMSNSFGFGGQNASLIVGRFNKNAGN from the coding sequence GTGCCTAAGGAAAGGATTGTCATAACAGGGATGGGAGCTGTTACCCCGCTTGGCATTGGGGTCAGCACTTATTGGGAACAGTTAATAAGGGGCAAAAGTGGTATTGGACCTATCAAACGCTATGAGGCAGAAGATTGGCCGATCCACCTTGCAGGAGAAGTGCCAAATTTTGATCCAACTGCCTTTTTACCCAAAAAGCTCATCCGAACAACCGATATTTTCATGCAGTATGCGTTAATTGCTGCAGCGGAAGCTTTAAAAGACCGCCTGAAGGATATTAATTTGGAACGGGTGGGTGTTGTTTTAGGAACAGCACTGGGAGGGATTCAATCGATGAGTTCCTCGCAAGAACAATTATCCAGCCAAGGAAACTTTCGCTTGAGCCCACATACTGTTCCGAAGATGCTCGGCAATATTGGAGCAAGCCAAGTGGCCATCACACACGGATTAAAGGGCCCTAGCTTAACAGTGGGAACCGCTTGCTCAGCAGGTGCAGATGCGGTTGGAATAGCTTCCATGCTTCTAAATTCAGGACAGGCCGATTTGGTCATTGCTGTTGGGGCGGAATCAATTTTAACAGGATTAATGGTCGGCGGTCTGTCCTCGGCAAAAGCCCTATCATTAGAGACGGATCCTGAAATGGCCAGTCGACCGTTTGATAAAGAGAGAAACGGTTTTGTGATTGGTGAGGGAGCAGGAGCAGTGCTACTTGAGACCCTTTCATCAGCAGAAAAACGCGGCGTTCCAATTGAAGCAGAATTATTAGGCTATGCGAATCGGAATGATGCTCACCATGTCACCGCACCTGAACCGAATGGGGAGGGTGAAATGGCCTGTATTCGTCAGGCTTTGAACTCAGCTGGACTAGCCCTAGATCAGATTGATTATATCAACGCTCATGGGACCTCTACGAAATTAGGAGATCAGGTTGAAACAGCCGCCTTGAAGGCTGTTTTTGGTGAGGCACAAGCTAAGAAATTAGCGGTGAGCTCAACCAAAGGCGCAACGGGGCATTTGATGGGAGCAGGCGGGGTAACGGAATTGATAACTTGTATCAAGGCTATTCAAGACCAAGTCGTTCCTCCGACTTTAAATTATAGAAATCCTGATCCAGACTGTGATCTGGACTATGTGCCTAATGAGGCAAGATCGGTTAAGGTTAACATCGCAATGTCTAATTCCTTCGGTTTCGGAGGTCAGAACGCTTCTTTGATCGTCGGCCGATTTAATAAAAATGCGGGAAATTAA
- a CDS encoding acyl-CoA thioesterase, whose translation MMNEQMYYDLPMTVTWGDCDAAGISYYAKNFDWFTDARFQFLEHYGFPYMEAFHNQGIYLVCLKAESDYQKMLKPLEKIIVKTSLVSLTRTRMTFSYKLIKENGEVAGEGLTRHAIVSPEGRPFNLQKKFPILWEKLVGCFGEGEI comes from the coding sequence ATGATGAACGAGCAGATGTACTATGATTTACCCATGACTGTGACATGGGGAGATTGTGATGCTGCGGGAATCTCCTATTATGCGAAGAACTTCGATTGGTTTACGGATGCAAGATTTCAATTTCTAGAGCATTATGGCTTTCCTTATATGGAGGCCTTTCATAATCAAGGCATCTATTTAGTTTGTCTAAAGGCTGAGAGCGATTATCAAAAAATGTTAAAGCCATTAGAAAAGATCATCGTTAAAACCTCCTTGGTAAGTCTTACAAGAACTAGGATGACTTTTTCCTACAAGCTCATAAAGGAAAATGGAGAGGTTGCGGGGGAAGGCTTAACAAGACATGCTATTGTAAGTCCTGAAGGTCGACCGTTTAACCTTCAGAAGAAGTTTCCAATTCTTTGGGAGAAATTGGTAGGATGTTTTGGTGAAGGTGAGATTTAG
- a CDS encoding 3-ketoacyl-ACP reductase — MQSLQGKHALITGAGRGIGRATAISLAKEGVNLGLIGLTESHLEKVAEELSSYNIKVVTSVADVSDLASVSQAVEKISSELGPIDILINNAGTAKFGGFLDLTPEEWEQIIKVNLMGTYNVTRAVLPQMIEKKSGDIINISSTAGQRGAAVTSAYSASKFAVLGLTESLMQEVRKHNIRVTAMTPSTVATDLAYDTNLINGPADNVMQPEDLAELIVSTLKLHPRVFVKSAGLWSTNP, encoded by the coding sequence ATGCAGTCATTACAGGGAAAACATGCATTGATTACTGGGGCAGGAAGAGGCATCGGACGAGCAACAGCCATCTCTTTAGCCAAAGAAGGCGTGAATCTCGGGCTTATAGGACTAACTGAGAGTCATTTAGAGAAGGTCGCTGAGGAACTTTCTTCCTATAATATTAAAGTCGTCACATCGGTTGCTGATGTATCTGATCTCGCTTCTGTGAGTCAAGCGGTCGAAAAGATCAGCTCCGAGCTTGGTCCCATTGATATCCTTATCAATAACGCAGGGACAGCAAAATTCGGCGGTTTTCTTGACTTAACCCCAGAGGAATGGGAACAAATCATCAAAGTAAATTTGATGGGAACCTATAACGTCACAAGAGCCGTTCTTCCACAAATGATCGAGAAAAAGTCCGGAGATATTATCAATATTTCCTCAACTGCAGGACAGCGCGGCGCTGCAGTTACAAGTGCTTATAGCGCTTCTAAATTTGCCGTTCTCGGATTAACTGAATCTCTAATGCAGGAAGTCAGAAAGCATAACATCCGAGTAACAGCCATGACACCAAGCACAGTTGCCACCGACCTTGCTTATGATACGAATTTAATAAACGGACCCGCAGATAACGTCATGCAGCCAGAAGACCTTGCCGAACTCATCGTTTCAACATTAAAATTGCATCCTCGAGTGTTCGTCAAATCAGCTGGTTTATGGTCAACTAATCCATAA
- a CDS encoding nitroreductase family protein has protein sequence MTETQTNPYRHAEHDIDPVYLNRWSPRSFLDKEVPDEVLMRIFEAARWAPSAINLQPWRFIIARTEEDRKKFYSFINERNVMWCEKAPVLALLISDKEDPKHAFDTGTAWGYLSLQAAREGLVTHAMGGFDGDKARDVLNIPDNFDCQVVIAIGYQGEKEALPEGLKEREQPSDRRPLNETLFEGTFK, from the coding sequence ATGACAGAAACACAAACTAACCCCTATCGTCATGCTGAACATGATATTGATCCTGTTTATTTGAATCGATGGTCTCCTCGGTCTTTCTTAGACAAAGAAGTACCAGATGAGGTGCTAATGCGTATTTTTGAAGCAGCTCGCTGGGCGCCTTCTGCTATTAACCTGCAGCCGTGGAGGTTCATTATTGCTCGAACTGAAGAAGACAGAAAGAAGTTTTACTCTTTTATTAATGAAAGAAACGTTATGTGGTGTGAGAAAGCACCCGTTTTAGCCCTGCTCATTTCCGATAAAGAAGACCCTAAACACGCCTTCGATACGGGTACGGCATGGGGTTACCTTTCTTTACAAGCAGCAAGAGAAGGCTTAGTCACTCATGCGATGGGTGGTTTTGATGGAGACAAAGCTCGTGACGTGTTAAATATCCCAGACAACTTTGATTGTCAGGTCGTTATAGCCATTGGATACCAAGGAGAAAAAGAAGCCTTACCAGAAGGGTTAAAGGAACGCGAACAGCCATCTGATCGCAGACCGTTAAATGAAACCCTTTTTGAAGGAACATTTAAATAA
- a CDS encoding MarR family transcriptional regulator: MAENKDYKREAITMDQMMSTGYLLSRAGRIIHEKFERAIEPMGLRARHFGLLICLRNYGPLSQSEAAKKMSIDKSTIVAIVDDLEKWDLVERKRNIKDRRLYDLTLTKDGIEKLHNVIHGVEGLAKEWMKPLSQKEIEKLYELLSRLLFGTDGLLAEFKS, encoded by the coding sequence ATGGCTGAAAATAAAGACTATAAAAGAGAAGCAATAACGATGGATCAAATGATGAGTACCGGATACCTTCTTTCCAGAGCTGGGAGAATTATTCATGAGAAGTTTGAAAGGGCCATTGAACCAATGGGACTTCGAGCTCGCCATTTCGGTTTACTAATCTGTTTGAGAAACTATGGTCCGTTATCTCAAAGTGAAGCGGCAAAGAAGATGTCAATAGATAAATCAACCATCGTTGCGATCGTAGATGATCTTGAAAAATGGGATCTAGTTGAACGAAAACGAAATATAAAAGATCGCCGACTATATGACTTAACTTTAACTAAGGATGGAATCGAAAAATTGCATAATGTCATACATGGTGTTGAGGGATTAGCAAAAGAATGGATGAAGCCCTTGAGTCAAAAAGAAATCGAAAAACTATACGAACTATTATCACGGTTATTATTTGGAACGGATGGTTTGCTAGCTGAGTTTAAATCTTAG
- a CDS encoding MerR family transcriptional regulator, whose protein sequence is MLKNNERSESMYTVQEVARIAHTTVKTLHYYHKIGLLIPKQTTEAGYRLYGKQDLERLQQILFFKELDFPLKEIQQLLEGTVDREETLIQQKSLLEQKMERLKGLIETIYSSIEGAREGVEVDMETMFKGFETEKEWEEALREQNEHLKKEYNVDLSKEPLDVESLNESAMEAQSFNKEMIQFLQEGFPPGHSAILERVKDHLIFLKTKGHRSSPQDFLNQTEFFIRDDFHRNMLEQQQVGYAYFLNKVAESYCEHCK, encoded by the coding sequence ATGCTAAAAAACAATGAGAGGAGTGAAAGCATGTATACCGTTCAAGAAGTTGCAAGGATTGCTCATACGACAGTCAAAACCTTGCATTATTATCACAAGATAGGACTATTAATCCCAAAACAAACGACGGAAGCCGGGTATCGTTTGTATGGAAAACAAGACTTAGAACGATTACAGCAAATTCTTTTTTTTAAGGAACTGGATTTTCCACTCAAAGAAATTCAACAATTACTGGAAGGCACAGTAGATAGGGAGGAAACCTTAATTCAACAAAAATCTTTATTGGAACAAAAAATGGAACGATTAAAGGGTCTGATTGAGACCATTTATTCCTCTATCGAAGGTGCCAGAGAAGGAGTCGAAGTAGATATGGAGACCATGTTTAAAGGGTTTGAAACAGAAAAGGAATGGGAAGAGGCGTTAAGAGAGCAAAATGAACATTTGAAAAAAGAATACAATGTTGACTTATCGAAGGAACCACTAGATGTAGAGTCACTAAACGAATCTGCTATGGAGGCACAGTCTTTTAATAAAGAGATGATACAATTCTTGCAAGAGGGATTCCCTCCAGGCCATTCAGCCATCTTGGAACGTGTAAAAGACCATTTGATTTTTCTAAAAACAAAGGGGCATCGATCATCACCGCAAGACTTTTTAAATCAGACTGAATTTTTCATTAGGGATGACTTTCACAGAAACATGTTGGAACAACAACAAGTTGGTTACGCCTATTTTTTAAATAAAGTGGCAGAAAGCTATTGTGAACATTGTAAATAG
- a CDS encoding GntR family transcriptional regulator, with product MRIAISNTSEKPIYQQIFEQISAQILKGELEGGYCLPPIRQAAKELRVSIITVKKAWEELERCGLINTITGKGCFVAEFSFDEMLRIRNEMVLKQMISDISYYKSFGLTVEEVIELLKKAYSV from the coding sequence ATGAGAATAGCGATTTCGAACACATCTGAAAAGCCGATTTATCAGCAAATTTTCGAACAAATCAGCGCCCAAATTTTAAAAGGTGAATTAGAAGGAGGTTATTGTTTACCACCAATTCGTCAAGCAGCCAAGGAACTCCGTGTTAGTATCATCACCGTAAAGAAAGCTTGGGAGGAACTCGAGCGATGCGGTTTGATAAATACAATAACGGGTAAAGGGTGCTTTGTAGCTGAATTCTCATTCGATGAGATGCTGCGAATACGCAATGAAATGGTCTTGAAGCAGATGATTAGCGACATCTCCTATTACAAATCCTTTGGTCTTACAGTAGAAGAGGTTATCGAACTTTTGAAGAAGGCCTACAGCGTTTAA
- a CDS encoding ABC-2 transporter permease, which yields MFNLVMKDIKLGVNPMFFVFPFLTGALMLVPGWIYFIVPLYFCWITVPNMFGGFKTQNDLIFTTIMPVDKKDIVRARVAVIVILELLHIVIAMIYGMITIRLYPKMIYYFFAPHMGFWGLCFVMLAIFNVIFISMYYKTAYKHGQATTVAVIVAMLFAGFAQWLGIQNSRVADVFNGSGAHNVALQASILIIGIVIFIAFTLLAYRIAYKRFLQVEIQ from the coding sequence ATGTTTAACTTAGTGATGAAGGATATAAAATTAGGAGTAAATCCGATGTTTTTTGTATTCCCTTTTTTAACTGGTGCTTTAATGCTTGTTCCTGGGTGGATCTATTTTATTGTTCCTCTTTATTTTTGTTGGATAACAGTACCGAATATGTTTGGCGGATTTAAAACTCAGAACGATTTGATATTTACTACCATAATGCCTGTAGACAAAAAAGATATTGTAAGGGCTAGAGTGGCCGTTATTGTCATCCTGGAATTATTGCATATTGTGATTGCCATGATTTATGGTATGATAACGATTCGTTTATATCCCAAGATGATTTACTATTTCTTTGCACCGCACATGGGTTTTTGGGGATTATGTTTTGTTATGCTCGCGATCTTCAACGTGATATTTATTTCCATGTATTACAAAACAGCGTATAAGCACGGTCAAGCAACAACAGTTGCCGTTATAGTCGCGATGCTTTTTGCTGGATTTGCACAATGGCTTGGAATACAGAATTCTAGAGTAGCTGACGTTTTCAATGGAAGTGGTGCTCACAATGTCGCGCTTCAAGCATCCATTTTGATTATAGGAATTGTCATATTCATTGCTTTCACCTTGCTTGCCTATCGAATTGCGTATAAACGATTTCTACAAGTGGAGATACAATGA